A genomic region of Methanofollis fontis contains the following coding sequences:
- a CDS encoding flavodoxin family protein, with protein sequence MPDPRRILGIGGSPRPRGNTDILLDRILEGAVDAGADVERVHLRDYTIEACTGCERCRKDLTCSRFLDGMHLLYPELEKAQGVVIGSPTYNYNVTSMTKSFIDRLYPYYTFPSKRPGGYSSRLAGEERRALVFSVCEQEDIREMGFAIEAIAMPFEALGYRITERFPVTGIFERGAVKQHDDIMDAAYEVGRRFGGELI encoded by the coding sequence ATGCCTGATCCCCGGCGTATCCTGGGCATCGGCGGCAGTCCGCGCCCCCGGGGGAACACCGACATCCTGCTCGACCGTATCCTGGAGGGGGCGGTCGATGCGGGTGCGGATGTGGAACGGGTGCACCTGCGAGACTACACGATCGAGGCCTGCACCGGATGCGAACGCTGCAGAAAAGACCTGACCTGCTCCAGGTTTCTGGACGGCATGCACCTGCTCTATCCTGAACTGGAGAAGGCGCAGGGAGTGGTGATCGGGTCGCCGACCTATAATTACAACGTGACCAGCATGACAAAATCGTTCATCGACCGCCTCTACCCCTACTACACCTTTCCCTCGAAGCGACCGGGCGGGTATTCAAGCCGTCTTGCTGGAGAGGAGCGGCGTGCACTGGTTTTCTCGGTCTGCGAGCAGGAGGATATCCGCGAGATGGGGTTTGCCATCGAGGCAATTGCAATGCCGTTTGAGGCACTCGGTTACCGGATCACGGAGCGTTTCCCGGTCACCGGTATCTTCGAACGTGGTGCGGTGAAACAGCATGACGACATCATGGATGCGGCATATGAGGTCGGGCGGCGGTTTGGCGGAGAACTGATCTGA